In Candidatus Roseilinea sp., one DNA window encodes the following:
- a CDS encoding sugar ABC transporter substrate-binding protein, giving the protein MSKHKLFASLFAVGAVLAACAAPPSPAPQAPQPPAAEPTQAAPAAPAQPSGDEPKVAGVDRRFDGVTLRAAFIGGGQYEKMYESIKDWEAATGAKVEIVYKGDGFEIDKKLKTDFAAGTGDYDVVWDHTSFFSQYIPFLEPLENYFTQEELKDFSQAILKSATRDGHLWLIPRHADISVVHYRTDLYGNEQYKAEFKAKYGYDLAPPETWKQFFDHAEFFTGKEPGLLGTNFAGKEEALSGRFYEILVANGGKMLDENFKPAFNSEAGVKTAQFFRELYARKLVPADMTSLLWDGVANNFCQGNIAVHNEWFGWYSYFQDPKNCKVAGKFDLIRQPVGEGGIRSGWAGAHAFSIPASSKNKEAAAALIKFLTSEKIMYEEAKLGFLPVRDSVWARLIADAAKSDNPLDKKRLEIAQTAIANDFFAPPLIAEWIPLTNILTPKLQAIMLGDLDAKQGLDEAAAEVEKMLAEAGYYNR; this is encoded by the coding sequence ATGTCCAAACACAAGTTATTCGCCTCGCTTTTCGCCGTCGGTGCAGTCCTTGCGGCATGCGCAGCACCGCCGTCGCCCGCACCTCAAGCGCCTCAGCCGCCGGCCGCCGAGCCTACCCAGGCCGCGCCGGCAGCGCCCGCCCAGCCGTCCGGCGATGAGCCCAAGGTGGCCGGCGTAGATCGCCGATTCGACGGCGTCACACTGCGTGCCGCGTTCATCGGCGGTGGCCAATACGAGAAGATGTACGAGTCCATCAAAGACTGGGAGGCCGCCACCGGCGCGAAGGTGGAGATCGTGTACAAGGGCGATGGCTTCGAGATTGACAAGAAACTCAAGACCGACTTCGCTGCCGGCACCGGCGATTACGATGTGGTCTGGGATCACACCTCGTTCTTCTCACAATACATCCCCTTCCTGGAGCCGCTGGAGAACTACTTCACTCAGGAGGAGCTGAAGGACTTCTCGCAGGCCATTCTGAAGAGCGCCACGCGCGATGGTCACCTTTGGTTAATCCCTCGCCACGCCGATATTAGCGTCGTCCACTACCGCACCGACCTATACGGCAACGAGCAATACAAAGCCGAGTTCAAGGCTAAATATGGCTACGACCTCGCGCCGCCCGAGACATGGAAGCAATTCTTCGATCATGCCGAGTTCTTCACGGGTAAGGAGCCCGGCCTGCTCGGCACGAATTTCGCCGGTAAGGAAGAGGCGCTCAGCGGCCGCTTCTACGAAATCCTGGTGGCCAACGGTGGCAAGATGCTCGATGAAAACTTCAAGCCGGCCTTCAACAGCGAAGCCGGCGTGAAGACGGCCCAATTCTTCCGCGAACTCTATGCGCGCAAGCTGGTGCCGGCGGACATGACCAGCCTGTTGTGGGATGGCGTGGCCAACAACTTCTGCCAAGGCAACATCGCCGTGCACAACGAATGGTTCGGCTGGTATTCCTACTTCCAGGATCCGAAGAACTGCAAGGTGGCCGGCAAGTTCGATCTGATTCGCCAACCGGTGGGTGAAGGTGGCATTCGCAGCGGCTGGGCCGGCGCGCACGCCTTCAGCATCCCGGCCAGCAGCAAGAACAAGGAAGCCGCGGCGGCGCTGATCAAGTTCCTGACCTCGGAGAAGATCATGTATGAGGAGGCGAAGCTCGGCTTCCTGCCGGTGCGCGATAGCGTGTGGGCGCGCCTCATCGCCGACGCCGCCAAGAGCGACAACCCGCTGGACAAGAAGCGACTAGAGATCGCCCAGACTGCGATCGCCAACGACTTCTTTGCACCTCCGCTAATCGCAGAATGGATTCCGTTGACCAACATCCTGACCCCCAAGCTGCAGGCGATCATGCTCGGCGACCTTGACGCTAAGCAGGGCCTGGACGAGGCAGCCGCTGAGGTCGAGAAGATGCTGGCTGAAGCCGGTTACTACAACAGGTAG
- a CDS encoding sugar ABC transporter permease, with protein sequence MAQLTQASALERRFTSARRSGASGFIVAMLVPSLVIIAFVVAFPLVYSFYLSFTSYTLLRPIPAWNDFANYRRLLQDPIFGQAFINTLLFMFVTVNAAFLMGLFLSQAIARTIRGQSLLRTLLMVPMMFAPVMVGFQFRWFFNDQVGLVNNILTSLGLLNGSIPWLVDRWLAMFSIGVATVWMNTPVVAIILLAGTLSISPELYEAADVDGANSWQKFRAITYPLLGPFITIALTILSLDVARGFDIVSIMTGGGPAHRTELLWTYVPRVAIQEARFGSGAAMSFVTIIVTVVFTLYLFRQLLKSRIL encoded by the coding sequence ATGGCGCAACTCACACAGGCATCGGCCTTGGAGAGGCGTTTCACGTCGGCGCGACGTTCCGGCGCATCCGGGTTCATCGTCGCCATGTTGGTGCCGTCGCTGGTGATCATCGCCTTCGTCGTCGCCTTCCCGCTGGTCTATTCGTTCTATCTTTCATTCACCTCATACACGCTGCTCCGGCCGATCCCGGCTTGGAACGATTTCGCGAACTACCGGCGCTTGCTACAAGACCCCATCTTTGGCCAGGCCTTCATCAACACGCTCTTGTTCATGTTCGTCACGGTCAATGCCGCTTTTCTGATGGGGTTGTTTCTCTCGCAGGCCATCGCGCGCACGATCCGCGGCCAGTCCTTGCTGCGCACCTTGCTGATGGTGCCGATGATGTTCGCGCCGGTGATGGTGGGCTTTCAGTTCCGCTGGTTCTTCAACGATCAGGTGGGACTGGTGAATAATATCCTCACGTCGCTGGGGCTGCTCAACGGCTCGATCCCCTGGCTGGTGGACCGTTGGCTGGCGATGTTTTCTATCGGCGTGGCGACCGTGTGGATGAATACGCCGGTGGTGGCCATCATCCTGTTGGCCGGCACGCTTTCTATCTCGCCCGAGTTATATGAGGCGGCTGACGTGGACGGCGCGAACAGTTGGCAGAAGTTCCGCGCGATCACCTACCCATTGCTTGGGCCGTTCATCACCATCGCGCTTACGATACTCTCGCTGGATGTCGCCCGCGGGTTCGACATTGTCTCGATCATGACCGGCGGCGGGCCGGCGCATCGCACCGAACTACTGTGGACGTATGTGCCCCGGGTGGCGATCCAAGAAGCCCGGTTCGGCTCGGGCGCGGCGATGTCGTTTGTGACGATCATCGTCACCGTTGTGTTCACCCTATACTTGTTCCGCCAATTGTTGAAGTCGAGGATTCTCTGA
- a CDS encoding metal-dependent hydrolase — MTAMRIDTHQHFWNLAKVEYTWLVPAYGPIYANFAPQDLEPQLKAAGIDRTVLVQSANNNEDTVSMLTQAECYEWIGAVVGWVPLYDHHEAAKLLDRYGKHPKWRGVRHLNHEEPDPDWLVRPDVLQGLKLLEERDMTFDVVAIFPKHIGHVPTLAEHAPKLKIIIDHLAKPPIKEKKIDEWRAAMARCAQYPNVYAKISGLNTAADWQNWSAADLKPYIDAAIELFGVDRCMFGSDWPVAILAGDYAKVWRETNEALKGRSQAEIDAVLGGTAQKVYRVE; from the coding sequence CGATTTACGCCAACTTCGCCCCGCAGGACCTGGAGCCGCAACTGAAGGCCGCCGGCATTGACCGCACGGTGCTCGTGCAGAGCGCCAACAACAACGAGGACACCGTCTCGATGCTCACCCAAGCCGAATGCTACGAGTGGATCGGCGCGGTAGTGGGCTGGGTGCCACTCTACGATCATCACGAGGCGGCTAAGCTACTCGACCGGTATGGCAAGCATCCAAAATGGCGTGGCGTGCGCCATCTCAATCACGAAGAGCCAGATCCGGATTGGCTGGTGCGCCCGGATGTGTTGCAAGGCTTGAAGCTGCTGGAGGAGCGCGACATGACGTTTGACGTGGTCGCCATCTTCCCTAAGCACATCGGCCATGTGCCTACCCTGGCCGAGCACGCTCCCAAGCTGAAGATCATCATTGACCACCTCGCCAAGCCTCCCATCAAGGAGAAGAAGATAGACGAGTGGCGCGCGGCCATGGCGCGTTGTGCGCAGTACCCCAACGTCTACGCGAAGATCTCCGGTCTGAACACCGCCGCAGATTGGCAGAACTGGTCGGCCGCCGACTTGAAGCCCTACATTGACGCTGCGATCGAGTTGTTCGGCGTGGATCGCTGCATGTTCGGCAGCGATTGGCCGGTCGCTATCCTGGCCGGCGACTACGCGAAGGTGTGGCGTGAGACAAACGAGGCGCTCAAAGGGCGCAGCCAAGCCGAAATTGACGCGGTGCTGGGCGGCACGGCGCAAAAGGTCTATCGCGTCGAGTAG
- a CDS encoding sugar ABC transporter permease, whose translation MRHSSRRRWSSALLDVLVWLILIVMLVPALWLVFTSVRNPVEVNAKPPVWIPRELTLDGFKPLFGQATEMTGVIPFDRYFLNSTVVALVSTVIAVALGTMAGYVFARYRFRGKNIVFLGIMLSRAVPGIALSLPLFLLFARISQAGPLKLIDTQLGLIIVYVAVNVPFTVWLMDGFFREIPAELSEAAQLDGCSEWQTFTLINLPLALPGLAASAIFAFLAAWNEFQIASVLTRTVNSKTAPVGLFDFTGQFTIDWRGMAAMATVMMIPAIAFVFVVQRNLVRGLTFGAVK comes from the coding sequence ATGCGCCATTCATCTCGCCGCCGTTGGTCGAGCGCGCTGCTCGATGTCTTGGTCTGGCTCATCTTGATCGTCATGCTCGTGCCGGCCTTGTGGCTGGTGTTCACGTCGGTGCGCAACCCGGTGGAGGTCAACGCTAAGCCGCCGGTGTGGATTCCGCGCGAGTTGACGCTGGATGGCTTCAAGCCGCTCTTCGGCCAGGCCACCGAGATGACAGGGGTAATTCCGTTCGACCGCTACTTTTTGAATTCAACCGTGGTCGCCTTGGTGAGCACGGTGATCGCGGTCGCCCTCGGCACCATGGCCGGCTATGTGTTCGCGCGCTACCGATTCAGGGGGAAGAATATAGTCTTCCTGGGCATCATGCTCTCGCGCGCCGTGCCGGGCATCGCCCTCAGTTTGCCGCTATTCCTGTTGTTCGCGCGCATCAGCCAGGCCGGGCCGCTCAAGCTGATTGATACCCAGCTCGGCCTCATCATCGTCTATGTCGCGGTCAACGTGCCGTTCACGGTGTGGTTGATGGATGGCTTCTTCCGCGAGATTCCCGCCGAACTGAGCGAAGCGGCGCAACTCGACGGTTGCAGCGAATGGCAGACGTTCACCCTCATTAATCTGCCGCTGGCGTTGCCGGGCCTGGCCGCCAGCGCCATCTTCGCCTTCCTGGCCGCATGGAACGAATTTCAGATCGCCAGTGTGCTCACGCGCACCGTCAACTCCAAAACGGCGCCGGTCGGCCTGTTCGACTTCACCGGCCAGTTCACCATTGACTGGCGTGGCATGGCCGCGATGGCAACGGTCATGATGATCCCCGCCATCGCCTTCGTGTTCGTCGTACAGCGCAACCTGGTGCGTGGCCTGACCTTTGGCGCGGTGAAGTAG
- a CDS encoding adenylosuccinate lyase, with protein sequence MPSHITDSIFLKDLYGTDEMRAIFNDESLLQRWLDVEAALAQAEAEIGVIPRWAAEEIARKAKAALIDTAWMKREIDHTLHPIVPLIRALKSICDGDAGEYIHWGATTQDIIDTALVLQLKDATALFERRLRDLEATLIELARRHRETIMPGRTHGQHALPITFGFKVAIWLDEFRRHAARLSECKPRLLVGQFGGAVGTLAGVSEHGFEIRRRMMAHLGLGVPTISWHVAHDRFAEFAAVVAMMAGTCGKIASEVIALQKSEVMELEEPWEEGKVGSSTMPHKRNPMLCEAIAALARLCFDRARTALDGLIQEHERDWTVNHIEWAYLPELCVMADGALALTLRVLQGLRVYPERMRENLDALEGLMLSEAVMFALGEHIGRQTAHDVVYECAMRAVESKRPFREVLAEHPLVRAHLASDDLARLLDPTRYIGLAREMVDQVCSTEDR encoded by the coding sequence ATGCCATCCCACATCACCGACTCCATCTTCCTGAAAGACCTGTATGGCACGGACGAGATGCGCGCGATCTTCAACGATGAGTCGCTACTGCAACGTTGGCTCGATGTAGAGGCCGCCTTAGCGCAGGCCGAAGCGGAGATCGGCGTGATCCCACGATGGGCTGCGGAGGAAATTGCGCGCAAGGCCAAGGCAGCGCTGATTGACACGGCGTGGATGAAGCGTGAGATTGACCACACGCTCCATCCCATTGTGCCGCTCATCCGCGCGCTCAAGTCAATCTGCGATGGCGATGCCGGCGAATACATTCACTGGGGCGCGACCACGCAGGACATCATAGATACCGCCCTCGTGCTCCAGCTCAAAGACGCGACTGCGCTCTTCGAGCGGCGCCTGCGCGATCTGGAAGCGACGCTGATCGAACTGGCGCGACGCCATCGCGAGACGATCATGCCCGGCCGCACGCATGGCCAGCACGCGCTTCCCATCACCTTCGGCTTCAAGGTCGCGATCTGGCTGGATGAGTTTCGCCGACACGCGGCCCGCCTGAGCGAATGCAAGCCACGCTTGCTCGTCGGCCAATTCGGCGGTGCGGTGGGCACGCTGGCCGGCGTGAGTGAGCACGGCTTCGAGATTCGCCGCCGCATGATGGCACACCTCGGCCTGGGCGTGCCGACGATTAGCTGGCACGTCGCTCATGATCGCTTCGCCGAGTTTGCTGCCGTCGTCGCGATGATGGCCGGAACCTGCGGCAAGATCGCCAGCGAAGTAATCGCGTTGCAGAAAAGCGAAGTCATGGAGTTGGAGGAGCCCTGGGAGGAAGGCAAAGTCGGCAGCAGCACCATGCCGCACAAGCGCAATCCGATGCTGTGTGAAGCAATCGCGGCGCTGGCCCGGCTGTGCTTCGATCGCGCACGCACGGCGCTCGATGGACTGATCCAAGAGCACGAGCGCGATTGGACCGTCAACCACATAGAGTGGGCCTATCTGCCTGAGCTATGCGTGATGGCCGATGGCGCGCTGGCCCTGACGTTGCGTGTCTTACAGGGCTTGCGCGTATACCCCGAACGGATGCGGGAGAACCTCGACGCGCTTGAGGGCCTCATGCTGAGTGAAGCGGTGATGTTCGCGCTGGGCGAACATATCGGGCGCCAAACAGCGCACGACGTCGTGTATGAGTGCGCGATGCGCGCCGTCGAGTCCAAGCGCCCCTTCCGTGAGGTGCTGGCCGAACATCCACTCGTGCGCGCGCACCTGGCGTCGGATGATCTCGCTCGCTTGCTCGACCCAACCCGCTACATCGGCCTGGCGCGCGAGATGGTAGATCAGGTGTGCAGCACGGAGGACAGATGA